In Sinorhizobium mexicanum, one DNA window encodes the following:
- a CDS encoding ABC transporter ATP-binding protein produces MTQLALRSIRKSYGALEVIRGVDLDVAEGEFVVFVGPSGCGKSTMLRMIAGLEDVTDGTIGIAGQDVTTTAPAKREIAMVFQSYALFPHMTVAENIGFGLKLSGLAKEEISRRVDEVANTLQISPLLERVPRELSGGQRQRVAIGRAIIRQPKIFLFDEPLSNLDAALRVQMRLEIARLHARLGATMIYVTHDQTEAMTLADRIIVFNKGKIEQVGAPMELYERPANTFVAGFIGAPSMNFLPASVRGGNLTVHGTPVQRSRPWNAAGTVTAGVRPEHVTILPPEHGGIRGRVELIERLGAQTYAYVEAEGLSDPITLAVPNESNVSAGDVVGMLPIGDKVHAFDRDGVALAD; encoded by the coding sequence ATGACACAGCTTGCACTTCGCTCCATCCGCAAATCTTATGGCGCGCTGGAGGTAATTCGCGGGGTCGACCTCGACGTCGCGGAGGGGGAGTTCGTCGTCTTCGTCGGTCCCTCGGGCTGCGGCAAGTCGACGATGCTGCGCATGATCGCAGGCCTTGAGGACGTGACGGATGGTACGATCGGCATCGCCGGCCAGGATGTGACCACGACCGCCCCGGCGAAGCGCGAGATCGCCATGGTCTTCCAGTCCTATGCGCTCTTTCCTCATATGACGGTCGCGGAGAATATCGGCTTCGGCCTGAAGCTTTCGGGATTGGCGAAAGAGGAGATTTCCCGCCGGGTAGACGAGGTCGCAAACACCCTACAGATTAGCCCTCTTCTTGAACGGGTTCCCCGGGAACTTTCGGGTGGCCAGCGCCAGCGCGTCGCCATCGGCCGCGCCATCATTCGCCAGCCGAAGATTTTCCTGTTCGACGAGCCGTTGTCGAATCTAGATGCGGCGCTGCGCGTGCAGATGCGGCTGGAAATCGCCCGCCTTCACGCACGCCTCGGCGCTACGATGATCTATGTAACGCATGATCAGACCGAGGCCATGACGCTCGCCGACCGAATTATCGTCTTCAACAAGGGCAAGATCGAGCAGGTCGGTGCGCCGATGGAGCTCTACGAGCGCCCGGCCAACACCTTTGTCGCCGGCTTCATCGGTGCCCCTTCGATGAATTTCCTTCCGGCTTCGGTGCGAGGCGGGAACCTCACCGTGCATGGAACGCCCGTCCAGCGCTCGCGCCCCTGGAATGCCGCAGGAACCGTTACCGCCGGCGTTCGGCCGGAACACGTGACGATCCTCCCGCCGGAGCACGGCGGCATTCGCGGCCGGGTGGAACTGATCGAACGCCTTGGAGCGCAAACCTACGCCTATGTGGAAGCGGAAGGCCTGAGCGATCCGATCACGCTGGCGGTCCCGAACGAGAGCAACGTTTCGGCAGGAGATGTCGTGGGAATGCTGCCGATCGGCGACAAGGTTCACGCCTTCGACAGGGACGGCGTTGCGCTTGCTGATTAG
- the rfbD gene encoding dTDP-4-dehydrorhamnose reductase produces the protein MKIVVTGSRGQLAQSLVERACGRPDIEIITVGRPDLDLARMETILPAIERCRPDLVVSAAAYTAVDQAESEAEKAFAINALGAGAVAEAAASLDVPVIHLSTDYVFDGTKEGSYCEDDTPAPLSVYGASKLAGERAVVTANPLHVVLRTGWVYSPFGKNFVKTMLQLAEDHEEIAVVNDQWGNPSSALDLADAILVAAGLMTQRNRDQVSGIYHLSGTGIASRADLARHVLSVSGTHGGPSARVRNVPTTDFPAPARRPANSSLSCARFAEIFGRTMPAWQPSAETTVRRLLRDRPG, from the coding sequence GTGAAAATTGTCGTGACGGGCTCCCGGGGGCAACTGGCGCAGAGCCTCGTTGAACGGGCGTGTGGACGGCCGGATATCGAGATCATCACGGTCGGGAGGCCGGATCTCGATTTGGCCCGCATGGAAACGATCCTGCCCGCGATCGAACGCTGCCGGCCTGATTTGGTCGTTTCGGCTGCAGCCTACACCGCCGTGGACCAGGCCGAGAGCGAGGCGGAAAAGGCCTTCGCAATCAACGCGCTCGGCGCCGGAGCGGTTGCCGAAGCGGCGGCCTCCCTCGATGTGCCGGTCATCCACCTTTCCACCGACTATGTCTTCGACGGGACAAAGGAGGGCAGCTATTGCGAAGACGACACACCTGCTCCGCTCAGCGTCTACGGCGCTTCAAAACTGGCTGGCGAGAGGGCCGTGGTCACGGCGAATCCCCTCCATGTCGTCCTGCGGACTGGTTGGGTCTATAGCCCCTTTGGCAAGAATTTCGTGAAAACCATGTTGCAGCTCGCCGAGGATCACGAGGAAATCGCCGTCGTCAACGACCAATGGGGCAACCCATCGTCGGCTCTGGATCTGGCGGACGCTATCCTTGTCGCAGCCGGTCTGATGACCCAACGCAACCGTGATCAAGTATCCGGCATTTACCACTTGTCAGGGACCGGCATCGCAAGCCGCGCCGATCTTGCCCGCCATGTTCTCTCCGTGAGCGGCACTCATGGCGGCCCGTCGGCGCGCGTGCGGAACGTCCCGACAACAGATTTCCCGGCGCCCGCGCGTCGTCCGGCCAATTCGTCTTTGTCTTGCGCCAGATTTGCAGAGATATTCGGCCGGACTATGCCTGCCTGGCAGCCTTCAGCGGAGACGACCGTGCGTCGACTGCTCCGGGACAGACCGGGTTGA
- a CDS encoding ABC transporter substrate-binding protein, which produces MFSITRRSLMLAALLASATGVAGPVFADAGEVTISHYFTGELGLKAFNEQVGKFEQATGIKMKESPVGHEDFKTDILVRAAGHSLPDVFSYWAGARVDFIVKSDSLRPIDDMWASAKLDSVVAKPIADSATIYDGKRFLVPFNYHYAGVFYNKKVLADAGMTAPPASWDEFITLCKTLKEKGIAPIALGSKNRWPAQFWFDYLLLRTAGPDYRAKLMAGEASYDDPQVVAAMGLWKEMLDQGFFVENANADDWTDAADKVARGDAAMTLMGTWITGYWNGVGLVPGQDYDFFPFPKIRDGIPNAAVGPVDGLVISANAANHEGAEKFLAFMMSNTDVQAKWAEAQGALSANVNVDPKTYNSVMQDAAKTVAAAEAFAFNYDLATTPPVAEVGLSMFTRFIDDPSKLDEILKAVAVDAKAAFKQ; this is translated from the coding sequence ATGTTTTCCATCACGCGGCGCTCGCTTATGCTTGCAGCGCTTCTGGCATCCGCGACGGGCGTTGCCGGCCCGGTCTTCGCCGACGCCGGCGAGGTCACGATCAGCCATTATTTCACCGGCGAGCTCGGCCTGAAGGCCTTCAATGAACAGGTCGGAAAGTTCGAACAGGCGACCGGCATCAAGATGAAGGAAAGCCCGGTTGGCCACGAGGACTTCAAGACCGATATCCTGGTGCGGGCGGCGGGCCACAGCTTGCCGGACGTGTTCAGCTACTGGGCCGGAGCGCGCGTCGATTTCATCGTGAAGTCCGACAGTCTGCGTCCGATCGACGATATGTGGGCGAGCGCAAAGCTGGATAGCGTCGTCGCCAAACCGATCGCCGACAGCGCGACCATCTACGACGGCAAGCGCTTCCTCGTGCCGTTCAACTATCACTATGCCGGCGTGTTCTATAACAAGAAGGTGCTTGCCGACGCCGGCATGACGGCGCCGCCGGCGAGCTGGGACGAATTCATCACGCTCTGCAAGACCCTGAAGGAAAAGGGCATCGCGCCGATCGCGCTCGGTTCGAAGAACCGCTGGCCGGCGCAGTTCTGGTTCGATTACCTGCTGCTGCGCACCGCCGGCCCGGATTACCGCGCCAAGCTGATGGCGGGCGAGGCTTCCTACGACGATCCGCAGGTTGTTGCGGCCATGGGCCTCTGGAAGGAGATGCTCGATCAGGGGTTCTTCGTCGAAAACGCCAATGCCGACGACTGGACGGACGCCGCCGACAAGGTGGCCCGCGGCGATGCGGCGATGACGCTGATGGGAACCTGGATCACCGGCTACTGGAACGGCGTCGGTCTCGTTCCGGGTCAGGATTATGACTTCTTCCCCTTCCCGAAGATCAGGGACGGCATTCCGAACGCCGCCGTCGGGCCGGTCGACGGTCTGGTGATCTCCGCCAACGCCGCCAATCATGAAGGCGCGGAAAAATTCCTCGCCTTCATGATGTCCAACACTGATGTCCAGGCAAAATGGGCGGAAGCCCAGGGCGCGCTGTCCGCAAACGTCAACGTCGATCCCAAGACCTATAACAGCGTCATGCAGGATGCCGCCAAGACGGTTGCGGCAGCCGAAGCATTTGCCTTCAACTATGACCTTGCCACCACACCGCCTGTCGCCGAAGTCGGCCTTTCCATGTTTACGCGCTTCATCGACGATCCGTCCAAGCTGGACGAGATTCTGAAGGCGGTCGCCGTCGATGCCAAGGCAGCCTTCAAGCAATAG
- a CDS encoding carbohydrate ABC transporter permease, producing MERHNTVWRIALLAPPLSVFAVFVFWPLFSSFFYSVTNWNGFGSDYDFVGLDNFAKIFTDKLFMNAAINTTIWMAAAIVVPTLFGLGLALLLDGKVPGGRAFKTVFYLPICLSAVIVGQIWIWIYQPDWGLLNAVLSNINGEKMRYAWLAKPDTALGSVILAWSWQQTGLSMVIYLAGLTAIPEDLLEVCEIEGAKLWQRIVFVVLPLLTPSTVVVIALSVINSLKGFDILYIMTGGGPFNSSDTLAMHMYNESFRKYLMGYGSAISVVLFLIALTIIGIYFRQLKKVDRIYG from the coding sequence ATGGAGCGGCACAACACAGTCTGGCGCATTGCGCTGCTGGCACCGCCATTGTCCGTTTTTGCCGTCTTCGTGTTCTGGCCGCTGTTCAGTTCGTTCTTTTATAGCGTGACCAACTGGAACGGCTTCGGCTCCGACTATGATTTCGTGGGTCTCGACAACTTCGCCAAGATCTTCACCGACAAGCTATTCATGAACGCGGCGATCAACACGACGATCTGGATGGCCGCCGCGATCGTGGTGCCGACGCTGTTCGGGCTTGGGCTGGCTCTGCTGCTCGACGGCAAGGTTCCAGGTGGGCGTGCCTTCAAGACGGTGTTCTACCTGCCGATCTGCCTTTCGGCCGTCATCGTCGGGCAGATCTGGATATGGATCTACCAGCCCGACTGGGGCCTGCTCAACGCTGTGCTCTCGAACATCAACGGTGAGAAGATGCGCTATGCCTGGCTTGCCAAGCCTGACACGGCGCTCGGATCGGTGATCCTCGCCTGGTCCTGGCAGCAAACCGGCCTTTCCATGGTGATCTACCTTGCCGGCCTGACGGCGATCCCCGAGGACCTCCTGGAGGTCTGCGAGATCGAGGGCGCGAAACTTTGGCAGCGCATCGTCTTCGTCGTGCTGCCGCTCCTCACCCCGTCCACCGTCGTCGTCATCGCCCTTTCCGTGATCAACTCGCTCAAGGGTTTCGACATCCTGTACATCATGACCGGCGGCGGGCCGTTCAACAGTTCCGATACGCTTGCCATGCACATGTACAACGAGTCCTTCCGCAAATACCTGATGGGTTACGGTAGCGCCATTTCCGTCGTGCTGTTCCTGATCGCGCTTACGATCATCGGTATCTACTTCCGCCAGCTCAAGAAGGTGGACCGGATCTATGGCTAA
- the rfbB gene encoding dTDP-glucose 4,6-dehydratase has product MRVLITGGAGFIGSAVCRHLVANGAERVVNVDKLTYAGNLQSLRAVDNHPNYAFYRADIRNEQSLLDIMRLERVDAVMHLAAESHVDRSIDGPGAFAETNVLGTVRLLCAALAYWSELGPTARDRFRFHHVSTDEVFGDLPFSGGVFVEGTRYAPSSPYAASKAAADHFVRAWHQTYGLPVVLSHSSNNYGPFHFPEKLIPLTIINAIEEKPLPLYGSGANVRDWLHVDDHARALELVMREGRPGESYNIGARAARNNLSVVESICDLLDIRLPRKDGKSYRDLITLVADRPGHDRRYAIDPSKIERELGWRPKQGFEAGLSDTIDWYLANSWWWEPIRRERYNGARLGGCHRSVA; this is encoded by the coding sequence ATGCGTGTTCTCATTACAGGAGGCGCCGGCTTCATCGGCTCTGCGGTCTGCCGGCATCTCGTTGCGAATGGCGCCGAGCGTGTCGTCAATGTCGACAAGCTGACCTATGCCGGCAATCTTCAGTCCCTGCGCGCGGTGGACAATCACCCGAACTATGCTTTTTACCGGGCGGATATCCGCAACGAGCAATCTCTGCTGGACATCATGCGTCTCGAGCGCGTCGACGCTGTCATGCATCTCGCTGCCGAGAGCCATGTCGATCGATCGATCGACGGGCCCGGCGCATTTGCGGAAACGAACGTCCTCGGCACGGTCCGTCTGCTTTGCGCGGCGCTCGCCTATTGGTCGGAGCTCGGCCCAACAGCGCGCGATCGGTTTCGGTTTCACCATGTCTCCACCGACGAAGTATTCGGGGATCTCCCTTTCTCCGGCGGTGTTTTTGTCGAAGGGACGCGCTACGCGCCTTCGTCGCCTTATGCGGCCTCCAAGGCGGCGGCGGATCATTTCGTGCGTGCCTGGCATCAGACGTATGGGCTGCCGGTTGTGCTCTCGCACTCCTCCAACAATTACGGGCCGTTTCATTTTCCCGAGAAGCTAATCCCGCTGACGATCATCAATGCGATCGAGGAAAAGCCGCTGCCGCTCTATGGATCGGGTGCGAACGTTCGCGACTGGCTCCACGTCGACGACCATGCACGCGCGCTGGAGTTGGTGATGAGGGAGGGAAGGCCGGGGGAGAGCTACAACATCGGTGCCCGGGCCGCGCGCAACAATCTGTCGGTGGTAGAGAGCATCTGCGACCTGCTCGACATCCGCCTGCCGCGCAAGGACGGGAAAAGTTATCGGGACCTCATCACGCTTGTCGCCGACCGGCCCGGCCACGACCGGCGGTATGCGATCGATCCCTCCAAGATCGAGCGCGAACTCGGCTGGCGGCCAAAGCAGGGTTTCGAGGCAGGTCTGAGCGATACGATCGATTGGTATCTTGCCAACAGCTGGTGGTGGGAGCCGATCCGGCGCGAGCGCTACAACGGCGCGCGCCTTGGCGGATGCCATCGGAGCGTTGCGTGA
- a CDS encoding carbohydrate ABC transporter permease has translation MANPSAARRFNPWRGAIFAMLLALAILFLLPTLGVLLASVKTTREIALGSLWSFPTAFYLGNFVEVLSNPAVHRYLLNTLLVTVPGTLASTALGVLAGYVFAKLPFRGSNMLFLVLVAGMFFPPQVILVPLFRLFNGMGLIDTLWPVFIVHTALGIPICTLLMRNFFATVPTALREAAILEGASEWQVLTRVVLPLSLPALAVLATLQFTWIWNDFLWPLIFTQSDDKRTIMIGIVNLKGQYSVAWGVQGALSLIASLPTLFVFLFFQRYFIKGMTMGAVKG, from the coding sequence ATGGCTAATCCTTCCGCCGCCCGTCGTTTCAACCCGTGGCGCGGAGCGATCTTCGCCATGCTCCTTGCGCTTGCGATCCTCTTCTTGCTGCCGACGCTCGGCGTGCTGCTCGCCTCGGTGAAGACGACGCGCGAGATCGCGCTCGGTAGCCTCTGGTCGTTCCCGACGGCGTTCTATCTCGGCAACTTCGTCGAGGTGCTGTCGAACCCCGCCGTGCATCGCTACTTGCTCAATACGCTGCTGGTCACGGTCCCTGGCACACTGGCCTCGACGGCGCTCGGCGTCCTTGCCGGCTATGTCTTCGCCAAGCTGCCGTTCCGCGGCTCCAACATGCTGTTTCTCGTTCTCGTGGCGGGAATGTTCTTCCCGCCGCAGGTCATTCTCGTTCCGCTCTTCCGCCTGTTCAACGGCATGGGGCTGATCGATACGCTGTGGCCGGTCTTCATCGTCCACACCGCGCTCGGCATCCCAATCTGCACGCTCCTGATGCGCAACTTCTTCGCCACCGTCCCGACAGCCTTGCGCGAGGCGGCGATCCTCGAAGGCGCCAGCGAATGGCAGGTGCTGACCCGAGTGGTGCTGCCGCTCAGCCTGCCGGCGCTCGCTGTGCTGGCGACGCTGCAGTTCACGTGGATCTGGAACGATTTCCTTTGGCCGCTGATCTTCACCCAGTCCGACGACAAGCGGACCATCATGATCGGCATCGTCAATCTCAAGGGCCAGTATTCCGTTGCCTGGGGCGTGCAGGGCGCGCTCTCGCTCATCGCCAGCCTGCCCACGCTTTTCGTCTTTCTGTTTTTCCAGCGCTACTTCATCAAGGGCATGACCATGGGCGCGGTAAAGGGTTGA
- the rfbC gene encoding dTDP-4-dehydrorhamnose 3,5-epimerase produces MLEIRALGLDGVLEIVPRKFGDERGFFSETYNAQNLLAHGIRLAFVQDNHSYSAAAGTLRGLHYQLPPRAQAKLVRVVRGRAFDVVVDIRKGSPTFAQWIAVELSAERWNQVLVPAGFAHGFVTLEPETEVQYKVSEHYSAEHDRAIRFDDPQIDIRWPVAVDHLLLSAKDRDAPLLADAGLFETRG; encoded by the coding sequence ATGCTTGAGATAAGAGCCCTGGGCCTCGATGGCGTCCTGGAAATCGTGCCGCGCAAGTTTGGTGACGAGCGGGGCTTCTTTTCGGAGACCTACAATGCCCAGAATTTGCTGGCGCACGGCATCCGGCTCGCCTTCGTGCAGGACAACCACTCCTATTCCGCGGCGGCGGGCACGTTACGCGGCCTGCATTACCAGCTTCCGCCACGCGCGCAGGCCAAGCTCGTCCGCGTCGTTCGGGGGAGGGCGTTCGATGTGGTCGTCGATATCCGCAAGGGATCGCCGACATTCGCGCAATGGATTGCGGTCGAACTCTCGGCCGAAAGGTGGAACCAGGTTCTGGTGCCCGCAGGATTCGCCCATGGTTTTGTCACCCTCGAGCCCGAGACGGAGGTTCAATACAAGGTGAGTGAGCACTATTCCGCAGAACATGATCGTGCGATCCGCTTCGACGACCCGCAGATCGACATAAGATGGCCGGTCGCCGTCGACCATCTGCTACTGTCCGCGAAAGACAGGGACGCGCCGCTGCTGGCCGATGCCGGCCTCTTTGAAACTCGTGGGTGA